The following is a genomic window from Pseudomonas promysalinigenes.
TGCTCGCTGCGATGATGGTGCATCTGCAGCGACAGCGATTCGCCAGGGCGTACCATGATCCGCTTGATCTTGAAGCGCGGGCCCTCTTCTAGCACGGTGTACATGCCCCAAGGGCGCGTGACGGTGCGGTGCAGGCGGTAGGCTTCATGGCCCTGGTGCTTGAGCTGCTGCGCAATGACCTTGACCTCTTGACTGCGGGCAGCGTCGGCGATCAGCAATGCGTCGGGCGTATCGATCACGATAAGGTTATCCAGCCCCACCGCGCCGACCAGGCGCTTGGGCGAATCGATGTAGCAGTTGGTGACTTCGTGCAGCACGGTTTCACCGTTGCAATGGTTGCCATCGTCATCGGTGTGACGCAGTCCGCGCACAGCTTCCCAACTGCCGATGTCGCTCCAACCCATCTCGCACGGCACTACCGCAACCTTGGCGGAGCGCTCCATCAGCGCGTAGTCGATGGAGATGTCTTCTGCCAGGGCAAAGCTTGCCGGGTCCAGCTCAACCTGCAGCACCTTTTCGCCTTGCTTGGTCGCGCTCTGCCCCAGGCAGTCGGTCACACAGGCAAGCAGCTGCGGTGCGTGCGCCTGCAACTCGGCCAGAAGGGTGCCCACCTGCAGGCAGAACATACCGGCGTTCCACAGATGGCGGCCGCCTTCGAGGTAGCCAAGAGCAGTTGTAGCGTCAGGTTTCTCCACGAAGCAGTTCACCTGATACCCATGGTCGCCGACGGCTTGGCCCCGCTCGATGTAGCCAAAGCCAGTTTCAGCGCGGCTGGGTACTAGGCCGAAAGTCGCCAGCCAGCCCTTTTCAGCCAGTTGCCGCGCCTGATCCACGGCAGTGGCGAAGGCCTCGGCGTGCTCAATGACGTGGTCGGCAGGCATCACCAGCAACACGCTGTCGTTTCCGTAATGGCTTGCGCAGTGCAGCGCGGCGGCAGCTATGGCCGGGGCGGTGTTGCGACCGTTGGTTTCCAGCAGGTAGTCCAGGCCGAGCTTGTCGGGGTTCACCTGGCGATACTCGTCCTGGGTGCGGAAAAACACTTCGCGGTTGGTCACCGTCAGCACCCGTTCCACGCCGGGTAGCGCGGCTGCGCGGGCAAAGGTTTTTTGCAGCAGGCTCTGGCCGTCGGGCAATCGCATGAAGGGTTTAGGCATGGCTTCGCGAGAAACCGGCCACAAGCGGGTGCCGGCACCGCCGGCAATGATGCAGGGGATCAGAACGCTCATTTCACAGCCTCGACGCTTGGCGCTGGGTATAGCGCGGTGAAGGGGAACTTCGCGACCTGTCACGGTTTTGGCGGAAAAGTCAAAAAAACGACTTTTCGCTGTAGCTTCTTCCATGATGGCCAAATTTTTGTCGATCATGCTCTCCTTAACAAAACGTTTCAACGGTATTTGTGTGAATCTGGCGATTTTTTGATCGGCCTTGAGGGCAGCAGCGCACTCGAATGCCTGATTTGGCATGGCAGTGCAGTATTTCGCTGTCGTTTGTGGTCGAGATCTGCACGCAATGGCGCCAATGGAGAAGCGTGATGACACAGCGCAAAGCGATGTTGATCCTGCATGGCAAGCAAGCCATGAATGAAGCAGTGCGCGAGGCGGTCATCGCTATGCGAGAGCGAGGCTGGACGCTGGATGTACGCGTCACCTGGGAGGGCGGCGATGCCAAGAGGCTGGTGGGCGAAGCCCTGGCGGCAGGCTACTGCCAGGTGATCGCCGGAGGCGGTGATGGCACGCTGCGCGATGTGGCCGAGGCCATGGGCCAGGCGCGCACTCAGGCCAGCCTGGCCTTGCTGCCGCTGGGAACGGCCAACGACTTCGCCAAGGCCGCTGGCATTTCCATGGAACCTGCCCATGCGCTGGCGCTGCTGGACCTGCCGCCGCGTCCCATCGACCTGGGCCAGGTGGGCGACCAGCTATTCCTCAACATGGCCACAGGCGGTTTTGGCAGCCAAGTCACCGCAAGCACCTCCGAAGACCTGAAGAAAATGCTCGGCGCCGCCGCCTACCTGTTCACTGGGCTATCGCGCTTCAGCGAACTGCAGGCTGCATCGGTCCAAGTATCGGGCCCAGGTTTCGATTGGCAGGGTGATCTGCTGGCGCTGGGAATCGGTAATGGTCGCCAGGCCGGTGGCGGGCAGGTGCTGTGCCCTGAGGCGCAAGTGAATGACGGCCTGCTCGATATTGCCATTCTGCCGGCGCCCCAGGAAATGGTCGGTGCGCTCCGCGATCTACTGGCCGGTGACGGGCTGTTCGTGCGGGCACGTTTGCCTTGGGTAGAAATTACCTGCTCCCAAGGGCTGGATATCAACCTCGATGGTGAACCCCTCAAAGCCGACAGCCTTCGATTTACCGCAGTACCGTCAGCATTGAACGTGCATCTGCCGCCCAATTCGCCGCTGCTCAGTCGTCCAGACTGATGATCTTTTCGCGTACGGCAAACAGCACAAGCCCCGCCACGTCATAGATGTGCAGGCGCTTCATGATCTGCGAGCGGTGGGTTTCCACGGTTTTGATCGACAGCGCCAGCCCCGCGGCGATCTCGCGGGTCGACTTACCTCGCACGATCAGGCGCAGGATCTCCAGCTGCCGCGCTGTGAGGTTATGTCGATCCACCGCTGCCGGCTTACCGTGCTGGGCACGCATCAGCGCTTGATCGATCACGGTATGGGCAATGGCTGGGCTTAGATAGCGCTCGCCACTGCTCAGGGCCGTCAGCGCCTGTTCGAGCTCGGTTGCCGTCGCATCTTTGAGTAGATAGCCATGGGCGCCGCTTTGCAGTGCTCGCATGATCAAGTCAGGATCGGTATGCATCGACAGGATCAGCACGGTACAGGTGTTGCCTGCTGCGCGCAGTTGGGTGAGGGCATCAAGGCCACTGGTCGAGCGCATGGAAATGTCCAGCAGCACAACATCGGGGGCATGCTGGCGTACCATTTCGAGCAGCTGGCTACCGTCATCGGCCTCGCCGACCACCGTGTAACCGGGAATATCGGAAACCAGGGCACGGACCCCGGCACGGATCAGCGCATGGTCATCCACCAGCAGCAGTCTACAGGTCATGATGCAAGGTTATTCCTGGCGCGTTCATGGCTACGGGGGGGCCATGGGAACAGCACGTCGATGGTCGTCCCCTGGCCTAGCTGGCTGGTGATCGCCAGGCTTCCGTTGAGTGCGGTTGCCCGTTCCTGCATGCCAGCCATGCCACGTTGGCCGGCTTGGGCAGGGTCATCAGCCGGCAAAAAGCCCTTGCCGTCATCCTGAATCGTCAGTGCAAGCCCTAGGGGGCTTCGTTGCAGGCGGATGATCAGGTTACGCGCCCGCGCATGACGCAGCACGTTGGTGACCGCCTCCTGGGTGATGCGAAACGCTGCCATGGCAACGTCTTCGGCAATGCCACCCAAGCGTTGGTGGCACTCAAGGCTCCATTTCAAATCGGTGCTTTCCAGCGTGCGAAGCAAGTGAGCTCGCAGGCAGGCTTCCAGGCCAAGGCTGGCCAATTGACGTGGGTTGAGCAGCGCGGATACGTCGCGCACTTTGCCCAGGGTGTCCTTAAGGGTGGCGTGCAGGCTGATGCAGTGGACTTGCAAGTCGCTCGGAACGCGGCGTTGCAGCCATTGCAGTTGCATCTTGGCGGCCGTCAACAGTTGGCCTATGTCGTCATGCAGTTCGCGGCTCAGGTGCTGGCGCTCGTCTTCCTGCACCTTGAGCATGCGCTCTGCCAGCTCGGCCGGGCGCAGGCTGATCGATTTCGCCCCATGGCCCAAGTGCCAGCATACGCCAAGCGTGGCCAGCAGTTGCAGTAGCAATAGGCTGGGCGGCAGATCTTGCCCTGCAGCGAAGATTGCCAGATTTGCAAGCAGAGACACCACGCACAGTGAGGCCGTCGCCCAGTGCAGCAAAGTGGCCGGTGAGCGTCGGCGCAACAACATCTTCAAGCGTGGGAACATAGAGTCGAGAAGCCACTTAGTCTTGCGGATGGGAACCGAGCACAGGTCGTTGTACGAACGTTGGCATTGAGCTTGCTACAACTCGCGAACGCGGCTCGAAACGGTGATTGGATGGCCGTTAATTGTTTGCGCGCATCTTAACACTTCGGATCGATACCTAGTTGCTCTGCCGCGCCGCTCAGTGGCGGTTACCGTCTTTTTTGCCTGTTGGCCCGGCTGGCACCGTGCCGTATTTATGCACGCAGTCGGGACCCTTCTCGGTGCCAGGCGCACACGTTTGCGAGAATGGCTGATCAAGTACTACCGCCAGTTTGTTCAGCAGCGCCACCTGTTCGCAGGTGTCCAGAGACAGGCTCCCTGTTTGCAGATCGATCAATTCCAGTTGCCAGGCCAGCAAGGTCAGGCAGGCATTGAGTGTGCGCAAGGCGAGGGGGCTCAGGCACTGTTGTTCACAGGCCGGCGCCAGTAATTGATGGAGAGCGCTCGCGTAATGGGCGACTTCAAGCAACCCCAGAGTGCCGGCGCGTCGGGCCAGGGTCTGGAGGGCACGGTTCAGGCACAGGCAGGCATCTGGATCATTGGCGATCAGTTCCAGATGCTGCAGGCATTCCTGTGACTGGGTCAGCAGGACTTGAGCATCCAGCAGGAAGTCCTGCAGGGTGTCGATATGAGAGCTGCTGTCCATCATTGCACTCCGGCGCGGTGGGCTGGAGCAGGGGATGGCGACACCTTGTCGAACGCGGGCAATAGCCTGACTCCATTCATGCAGTGAGAATGGCGTCACATTAATGGCTAAAGGATATCGCGAACATCAGGTTGCACCTGATTGTCCCTAGGGGTTTCCCTGAGGATCCATAGGGTGCGAACTAAGAAGGTGTATCGCAGTAAAGCATGATGTTAATGTGATATCAATGAGTCCAGTGGGCTTTTTCGAAGGGGTAAAGAAGCCCGGTAGTGTGCCGATACAAAGCGGATCATTTCATATTTTTCCGCTACAACCCTGGGGGGTTTCCGATGGCTGGTATTCTCGACACGGTCGATCAACGCACACAACTGGTGGGTGAGAACCGGCTGGAAATCCTGATGTTCCGCCTGGCCGGCCGCCAGTTGTTCGCAATCAACGTCTTCAAGGTTCAGGAGGTGCTGCAACTGCCCAAATTGACTCTGATGCCGCAGCGCCATGCGTTCGTCTGCGGCGTAGTCAACTTGCGTGGGCAGACCCTGCCGGTGATCGACCTGTCCCAGGCCATCGGCATGCGCCCGATAGAACCGGGGCCGGATAGCACCATCATCGTCACCGAGTACAACCGCTCGGTACAGGCGTTTCTGGTGGGCGGAGTCGATCGGATCGTCAACATGAACTGGGAAGCCATCATGCCTCCACCTTCCAGCGCTGGTCGCCAGCACTATTTGACCGCCATTACCAAAGTGGACGACAAGCTGGTGGAAGTCATCGACGTTGAGAAGGTGCTGGCGGAAATCGTGCCGTACAATGCCAGGGTTTCGGGCGACAAACTCGCCGATCCGATATTGGCCCGCGCGCGGGGCCGTGAAGTGCTGCTGGTGGATGACTCCAGTGTGGCCTTGGCGCAGTTGCGCGATACCTTGTCACAACTGGGGATGAAGCTGCATGTGGCCAGTGACGGATTGAAAGCCTTGCGCATGCTCAAAGGTTGGGCCGATGCGGGAGAAAACATCTGTGAGAAGCTGCTGATGGTCTTCACCGATGCGGAAATGCCCGAGATGGATGGTTACCGGTTGACCACGGAAATCCGTAACGATGCACGCTTGCGTGGGCTTTATGTGGTGCTGCATACCTCGTTGTCGGGCAGTTTCAACGAGTCGATGGTGAAGAAGGTGGGTTGCGACAACTTCCTCTCCAAATTCCAGCCCGATCGTCTTGTGGATGTGGTGAAGCAGCGCCTGCTGCTCGATGCCAGCAACGGGTGATCCTGCGGCCTGCCAGGTATAAGCTTGGTGTTTGACCTGGAATGAGGCCGGCAAGGATGTTTCTCAGTGAGTTGTACAGGTACCCGGTGAAGTCTGGGCAGGCGCAATGCTTGCAGGGCTCGCCGGTAGGGCTGCTCGGGTTGCAAGGCGATCGACGCTGGATGGTGGTCGAGCAGGAGAATGGACGCTTTCTCACCCAGCGCGCCTGGCCGCAGTTGGGGCAATTGAAAGCTCGCGAAAGCGACAGCGGCGAGTTGCTGCTGGAAGTGCCGGGGCAGGGTTCTATACGGGTGGCGGTGCCTGACGCGGATGAGGCGTTACGTGGTGTGACCGTATGGCGTGACACCCTGCGCGTTCCCGACGCCGGGGATGAGGTGGCCGGCTGGTTGTCGCAATGGCTTGGTAAAGCGGTGCGCCTGGTTCATTGCCCTGAGCAGCGAGCACGCTACCTGCCCAGCGGCTATGGCCTGAACAGCGACCGCGCGGCGTTCCCTGATGGCTTCCCCTTACTGCTGATCGGCCAGAGTTCGCTGGATGAGCTGAACCACCGAATCGGTCGCCCCATGGAGATGCTGCGGTTTCGGCCGAATCTGGTGGTGAAGGGCGCGCAGCCGTTCGCCGAAGACGGCTGGAAGCGGATTCGCATCGGCGCCTTGGTGTTTCGCGTACTCAAGCCAAGTGTGCGCTGCATCTTCACCACCCTGGACCCCGCCACCGGCGAGCGCAGCCTGGACCGCGAGCCATTGACCACCCTCAAGACATTCCGCGAGCGCGATGGGGATATTCTGTTCGGGCAAAACCTGGCCGCCGATGGCGCAGGTTGGCTTGAGGTGGGCATGCAGGTCGAAGTGCTGGAGTAGTAATCCAGGCAGGCCTCCTCGCGGCTATGCCACAGGTGCCACACGGGCCGTATGGCCCGTGGTTGCTGTAACAGCGAGCTTACCTGCGAAGCCTTCGGCGCTTGTTCAGCGCATGTCACATGTCATCAAAGTAGCGCTCATGCCAGTCCACCAGGGGCTGGGGCACATTCAGCTTCTGCCCATAGATCACCGAATAGGACAGCACGTTTTGTACGTACTGGCGTGTTTCGTCGAACGGGATCGACTCGACCCATACGTCGAAGCTCAGATGCTTGGCGCCTTTGAGCCATTGCCTGACACGGCCGGGGCCGGCGTTGTAGGCGGCGGAGGCCAGCACTCGGTTGCCATTGAACTGCCCGTGCACTTGGCTCAGGTAGGCAGCGCCGACCTGAATGTTCTTCTCCGGGTTGAACATCTGCTGCGGTGAAGCCAGCGGGATGCTGAACTTGCGTGCCGTTTCTTTGGCGGTGGCCGGCATTACCTGCATCAAGCCGCTGGCACCGACGCTTGAGCGGGCGTCCTCCATGAACGCGCTCTCCTGGCGGGTGATGGCGAACACCCAGCTGGAGTGCAGGCCACGGACCTTGGCTTCGCGGACCAAGGTGTCGCGATAGGCCATCGGGAAGCGAATATCCAGATCGTCCCAATACTGCGCCTGGCTGATGGTACGAATGGCGGGGAAGTACCAGCGCATGTCGTAGGCCAGGCGTGCCTGAGCGACCATTTCATCGCGGCTGAAGTGGCGGCTGGCATGGTACCACTCGCGGCGGCCTTCGACGATCTGGCCACGGGCGTGAAACTCCATGGCACGGCGAATGCCTGGCGCATTGCGTACTTTGTTCATCAGCTGCGGGCTCAGCACCAAGGGCCGGTTGTTCAACTGATACGGAGTTTTTGCCCGATCCGCCGCCAGGAACCCGTAGAAGTCGCGCTCACGGGCAACGTTCTTATACAGCAGTGGGATCTGTGGGTTGCTCGGCTGGGCTAGCTCCAAACTGCGAGCTTGCCAGTACTTCCAGCGGCTGCTGGCGGCCAGGTCCTGCGGCAGACGCTTGGTGAGTTCGTAGGCGTCTTCCCAGCGGCCCAGGCGCAGCAGCAGGCGTAAACGCCATTCACTGACCGTGTTGTCGCGCAGCTCGGGGTCGTAGCGGGTCATCAGGTCCAAAGCGCGAGGGTCGTAACGGCGGGCAAGGGTCAGGCCTATTTCGCGGGCGATGGCGACCTTCTCGTCACGGGAGAAATGCATGCGCTGGGCATAGTCGTCGAGCATGCTCATGGCACGATCCGGGTCTTGCCGGGCCAAGCGACGCAGGCCAAGGCTGACCACATCCGCCATGGCTTCGTTGGCCGGGGTGAAACGCGAGGGTTGGTTCAGCAGTTCAGGTTTTTGCGCCACATCGATCAGCAAACGGCCTTGCGCTGCCAGTGTGGTCAGGCCCTGTACCAGGCTGTTGGCCAGCGCATAGTTACGTGCCTGTGCTGCAAGCTTCGCGCGGTTCCAGCGTTTGGCTTCGGTGAGCTGACCTTCTGCTGCCCACATGCCGAACAAAGTATCGCAGGCCGCTGGTTGCGACTTGCCCACATTCCACAGTTTTTCGGCGCTGGCAAAACCCTCGGCACGCTGCCCGTGGCTCAACTGATATTGCCCGTTGAGGCAGTCGAGTTCGGTGAAGTTGAGCTTGGGGTCATAATACTTGGCAAAGGTATTCCACTCGCCACGTTCGGCGAGCCACCGCAACCAGCGCAGTTTCATCCAGTTTGCCTGGGGCAGGTCACCGTGCTGGGCCAGGAAACCCTCGATTTCCTCGTTGCTGGCGGTCTTCAGGCGTGCGGTCAGTTCGTCATAGGCAAGGTAAGGCGTCAGTGGATAGTCGCTCAATGCCTGGCTGTAGCGCAGGTAAGGGCCCTTGTCGCCCTTGGCCAGCGCACGCTTGGCTTCGTCGTAGTACTGACGTTGCAGGGAAAGGTCGGTGGCCTGTGCCGCGCTGGCAGTGGCGGCGGTGAGTAGCAGGCAGGAAGCAATCTGAAACAGGCGGCTGCGCATGATACGTCCGGGCAGTTGAACCATGGGGAAGTGACGGCGATGCCAGCACTGATGAAGTCAATTGCCTTAGCTTAGCCGTTTGCCGGCGCCGGGTGATAGCGCTGTGCTTGTAACCGGGCATTAACGCCGACCGGGCGTCGCCCAGGCCGCTGCACCGGTCAACTTTATGCTTGAAGGGGGCAATTCAGGTAGAATGCGCGCCCGCTTTCTGGAGACAAACATGACCCTGCTCAAATTCAGCGATGTGTCCCTCGCATTCGGCGCGATGCCGCTGCTGGACAAAGTGTCCTGGCAGATCGCCCGTGGCGAGCGGGTGTGCATCATCGGCCGTAACGGTACTGGCAAGTCGAGCATGCTGCGCCTGGTCAAGGGCGAGCAGAAGGGCGACGACGGCGAAATCTGGCGTGCCCCTGGCTTGAAGATTGGTGAGCTTCCCCAGGAACTGCCGGTGGCCGATGAGCGCACGGTGTTCGACGTGGTCGCCGCTGGCCTGGATGGCGTTGGCGAGTTGCTCGCGCAGTTCCATCATCTGAGCCAGAACATCCAGGGCGATGAGGATCTGGAAAAACTCATGCACGTCCAGCACGAGCTCGAGGCCCGCGATGGCTGGCGCCTTCAGCAAGTGGTGGAAAGCACCCTCAGCCGTCTTCAGCTGCCTGCCGACAAGACTTTGGCCGAACTCTCAGGTGGCTGGCGTCGCCGTGTGCTGCTGGCCCAGGCTTTGGTCTCCGAACCTGACCTGCTGCTGCTCGACGAGCCCACCAACCACCTGGACATCGGTGCCATTGCTTGGCTTGAAGAGGCTCTGCGCGGCTTCAACGGAGCTGTGCTGTTCATCACCCACGACCGCTCCTTCCTGCAGAACCTGGCCACTCGCATCCTCGAACTGGACCGTGGCGGGCTGATCGACTGGAACGGCGACTACGCCAGCTTCCTGGTGCACAAGGAAGCTGCCCTGGCCGCCGAGGAGACTGCCAACGCGCTGTTCGACAAGCGCCTGGCCCAGGAAGAGGTATGGATTCGCCAGGGCATCAAGGCCCGCCGCACCCGTAACGAGGGCCGTGTGCGTGCACTCAAGGCACTGCGCGTGGAGCGTAGTGAGCGCCGCGAGCGTCAAGGCCGGGCGAATATCCAGATAGAGGCGGCGGACAAATCCGGCAAGCAGGTCATGGTGCTGGAGAATGTCAGCTTCCATCACCCCGAGGGACCGCTGCTGGTCAAGGACTTCTCCATGGTCTTGCAGCGTCAGGACCGCATCGGCTTGCTGGGCGCCAACGGTACGGGCAAGACCACGTTGCTGAAGATGATGCTCGGCGACCTGGAGCCAACGGCGGGCAAAGTCGAGCGTGGTACCAAGCTTGAGGTCGCGTACTTCGATCAGATGCGTCACCAGCTCGATCTGGAAAAGACCGTGATCGACAACCTCGCCGAAGGCCGCGACTTCATCGAGATCGATGGTCAGAACCGCCATGTGCTGAGCTACCTGGGCGATTTCCTGTTCAGCCCGCAGCGTGCGCGCACGCCGGTCAAGGCGCTGTCTGGCGGCGAACGTGCGCGGTTGCTGCTGGCAAAGCTGTTCAGCAAACCGGCCAACCTGCTGGTGCTCGACGAACCGACCAACGACCTTGATGTGGAAACCCTCGAGTTGCTCGAAGAGGTGCTGTGCAATTACAAGGGCACCGTGCTGATGGTCAGCCACGACCGGGCCTTCCTCGATAACGTGGTCACCAGCACTTTGGTATTCGAAGGTGAGGGCAAGGTACGCGAGTACGTCGGTGGCTATGAGGACTGGATCCGTCAGGGTGGCTCGGCGAAGCTACTCGGCGTGACCGAGAGCAAGGGTGGCAAGTCAGAGCTCAACAGTGCGGTGGTGGAGAAGCCCGCGGCAGCCGCGACGCCTGCACCTGCAGCGCCAGTGGCGGATGCCTCGAAGAAGAAGCTCAGCTACAAGCTGCAACGGGAGCTGGAAATGCTGCCGGGGCAGATCGATGAAGTCGAGCAGCGCATGGCCCAGGCCCAGGCAGAAGTGAATGCCCCAGGCTTCTATCAGCGGCCGATTGCCGAGACA
Proteins encoded in this region:
- a CDS encoding mannose-1-phosphate guanylyltransferase/mannose-6-phosphate isomerase — its product is MSVLIPCIIAGGAGTRLWPVSREAMPKPFMRLPDGQSLLQKTFARAAALPGVERVLTVTNREVFFRTQDEYRQVNPDKLGLDYLLETNGRNTAPAIAAAALHCASHYGNDSVLLVMPADHVIEHAEAFATAVDQARQLAEKGWLATFGLVPSRAETGFGYIERGQAVGDHGYQVNCFVEKPDATTALGYLEGGRHLWNAGMFCLQVGTLLAELQAHAPQLLACVTDCLGQSATKQGEKVLQVELDPASFALAEDISIDYALMERSAKVAVVPCEMGWSDIGSWEAVRGLRHTDDDGNHCNGETVLHEVTNCYIDSPKRLVGAVGLDNLIVIDTPDALLIADAARSQEVKVIAQQLKHQGHEAYRLHRTVTRPWGMYTVLEEGPRFKIKRIMVRPGESLSLQMHHHRSEHWIIVSGMACVTNGEEEFLLDTNESTFIKPGRTHRLTNPGVIDLVMIEVQSGEYLGEDDIVRFTDIYGRVPAAALG
- the yegS gene encoding lipid kinase YegS; its protein translation is MTQRKAMLILHGKQAMNEAVREAVIAMRERGWTLDVRVTWEGGDAKRLVGEALAAGYCQVIAGGGDGTLRDVAEAMGQARTQASLALLPLGTANDFAKAAGISMEPAHALALLDLPPRPIDLGQVGDQLFLNMATGGFGSQVTASTSEDLKKMLGAAAYLFTGLSRFSELQAASVQVSGPGFDWQGDLLALGIGNGRQAGGGQVLCPEAQVNDGLLDIAILPAPQEMVGALRDLLAGDGLFVRARLPWVEITCSQGLDINLDGEPLKADSLRFTAVPSALNVHLPPNSPLLSRPD
- a CDS encoding response regulator translates to MTCRLLLVDDHALIRAGVRALVSDIPGYTVVGEADDGSQLLEMVRQHAPDVVLLDISMRSTSGLDALTQLRAAGNTCTVLILSMHTDPDLIMRALQSGAHGYLLKDATATELEQALTALSSGERYLSPAIAHTVIDQALMRAQHGKPAAVDRHNLTARQLEILRLIVRGKSTREIAAGLALSIKTVETHRSQIMKRLHIYDVAGLVLFAVREKIISLDD
- a CDS encoding sensor histidine kinase; this encodes MFPRLKMLLRRRSPATLLHWATASLCVVSLLANLAIFAAGQDLPPSLLLLQLLATLGVCWHLGHGAKSISLRPAELAERMLKVQEDERQHLSRELHDDIGQLLTAAKMQLQWLQRRVPSDLQVHCISLHATLKDTLGKVRDVSALLNPRQLASLGLEACLRAHLLRTLESTDLKWSLECHQRLGGIAEDVAMAAFRITQEAVTNVLRHARARNLIIRLQRSPLGLALTIQDDGKGFLPADDPAQAGQRGMAGMQERATALNGSLAITSQLGQGTTIDVLFPWPPRSHERARNNLAS
- a CDS encoding histidine kinase — its product is MDSSSHIDTLQDFLLDAQVLLTQSQECLQHLELIANDPDACLCLNRALQTLARRAGTLGLLEVAHYASALHQLLAPACEQQCLSPLALRTLNACLTLLAWQLELIDLQTGSLSLDTCEQVALLNKLAVVLDQPFSQTCAPGTEKGPDCVHKYGTVPAGPTGKKDGNRH
- a CDS encoding chemotaxis protein CheV; protein product: MAGILDTVDQRTQLVGENRLEILMFRLAGRQLFAINVFKVQEVLQLPKLTLMPQRHAFVCGVVNLRGQTLPVIDLSQAIGMRPIEPGPDSTIIVTEYNRSVQAFLVGGVDRIVNMNWEAIMPPPSSAGRQHYLTAITKVDDKLVEVIDVEKVLAEIVPYNARVSGDKLADPILARARGREVLLVDDSSVALAQLRDTLSQLGMKLHVASDGLKALRMLKGWADAGENICEKLLMVFTDAEMPEMDGYRLTTEIRNDARLRGLYVVLHTSLSGSFNESMVKKVGCDNFLSKFQPDRLVDVVKQRLLLDASNG
- a CDS encoding MOSC domain-containing protein; translated protein: MFLSELYRYPVKSGQAQCLQGSPVGLLGLQGDRRWMVVEQENGRFLTQRAWPQLGQLKARESDSGELLLEVPGQGSIRVAVPDADEALRGVTVWRDTLRVPDAGDEVAGWLSQWLGKAVRLVHCPEQRARYLPSGYGLNSDRAAFPDGFPLLLIGQSSLDELNHRIGRPMEMLRFRPNLVVKGAQPFAEDGWKRIRIGALVFRVLKPSVRCIFTTLDPATGERSLDREPLTTLKTFRERDGDILFGQNLAADGAGWLEVGMQVEVLE
- a CDS encoding transglycosylase SLT domain-containing protein: MRSRLFQIASCLLLTAATASAAQATDLSLQRQYYDEAKRALAKGDKGPYLRYSQALSDYPLTPYLAYDELTARLKTASNEEIEGFLAQHGDLPQANWMKLRWLRWLAERGEWNTFAKYYDPKLNFTELDCLNGQYQLSHGQRAEGFASAEKLWNVGKSQPAACDTLFGMWAAEGQLTEAKRWNRAKLAAQARNYALANSLVQGLTTLAAQGRLLIDVAQKPELLNQPSRFTPANEAMADVVSLGLRRLARQDPDRAMSMLDDYAQRMHFSRDEKVAIAREIGLTLARRYDPRALDLMTRYDPELRDNTVSEWRLRLLLRLGRWEDAYELTKRLPQDLAASSRWKYWQARSLELAQPSNPQIPLLYKNVARERDFYGFLAADRAKTPYQLNNRPLVLSPQLMNKVRNAPGIRRAMEFHARGQIVEGRREWYHASRHFSRDEMVAQARLAYDMRWYFPAIRTISQAQYWDDLDIRFPMAYRDTLVREAKVRGLHSSWVFAITRQESAFMEDARSSVGASGLMQVMPATAKETARKFSIPLASPQQMFNPEKNIQVGAAYLSQVHGQFNGNRVLASAAYNAGPGRVRQWLKGAKHLSFDVWVESIPFDETRQYVQNVLSYSVIYGQKLNVPQPLVDWHERYFDDM
- a CDS encoding ATP-binding cassette domain-containing protein; this translates as MTLLKFSDVSLAFGAMPLLDKVSWQIARGERVCIIGRNGTGKSSMLRLVKGEQKGDDGEIWRAPGLKIGELPQELPVADERTVFDVVAAGLDGVGELLAQFHHLSQNIQGDEDLEKLMHVQHELEARDGWRLQQVVESTLSRLQLPADKTLAELSGGWRRRVLLAQALVSEPDLLLLDEPTNHLDIGAIAWLEEALRGFNGAVLFITHDRSFLQNLATRILELDRGGLIDWNGDYASFLVHKEAALAAEETANALFDKRLAQEEVWIRQGIKARRTRNEGRVRALKALRVERSERRERQGRANIQIEAADKSGKQVMVLENVSFHHPEGPLLVKDFSMVLQRQDRIGLLGANGTGKTTLLKMMLGDLEPTAGKVERGTKLEVAYFDQMRHQLDLEKTVIDNLAEGRDFIEIDGQNRHVLSYLGDFLFSPQRARTPVKALSGGERARLLLAKLFSKPANLLVLDEPTNDLDVETLELLEEVLCNYKGTVLMVSHDRAFLDNVVTSTLVFEGEGKVREYVGGYEDWIRQGGSAKLLGVTESKGGKSELNSAVVEKPAAAATPAPAAPVADASKKKLSYKLQRELEMLPGQIDEVEQRMAQAQAEVNAPGFYQRPIAETSAVLAKIEELQAELDTLVERWAELEG